The DNA region CTCTTCATCAGCAAAGCGGCGGATTATCTTGTTGAGAAACAGGAGGTGTTGTTCTTCAAAGCACTGCACATGAACATGAAGGGTGGCGAGGCCAAAATGCTCAAAGCAATGGAGACAAATCGGATCAAGTACAAATTCTACACTGTCGCTCTACTTCTTGCGATGGTTGTTGCTGCTGGCACTCTATTTTTGTGGAAGGTTGAGAAGCTGACCATTGTTGATTCCTTCTACTCTGTCTGTGCCACAATCACTACCCTGGGTTATGTGCATAAAAGCTTCTCGTCCAAACTGGGGCGTGTTTTTGCGATATTTTGGATAATCATGAGCACTATCCTCATGGCTCAGTTCTTAATGTGCCTTGCCGAACTCTATACAGAGCGACGGCAGAAAATGCTGGCCAAATGGGTGCTCAACAGGAGGATAACAACTATGGACCTTGAGGCAGCTGATCTGGATGGTGACCGGCAAGTTGGGTAAGTGCATTGCTTATAACTCATTTCGTCACCCCTGTTCCATCAGTCTATTTTATAAGTGCTTGTATCACTGATGCTAACGTCTGAACCTTGATCTGTTTACACTTTTCAGTGCTGCTGAATTTGTACTTTACAAGCTAAAAGAGCTGGGCAAGATCAGCCAAGAGGAGATATCTTCTTTCCTTGAGGAGTTTGACAGGCTCGATGTTGACCAGTCTGGCACACTCTCGGCTTACGACCTTACTCTGGCACAAACCCACCAGTGACTGTTGTATGCATATGTATTTGATTTTGCTGCTTGAGTGGTTTTGGTTGATGTTATTAACATTTCTGTTGTCCATATGTACACTGTAATCTTGCAAAGCTACAAAGAACCTTAATTGAATCAAGCTTGTAAGAAACAAATACTTGCTGCAAGTTTATCTGAGCTTGGACGCAGCACATCCTGCACATATATAGTGATTTTTTTTAGCTCTATCCCTGTAGCTGCCATGTTTCCAGTATATCTTAAAACTGCCGTGTACCTGTGAATCTGTGATGCTCACCTGGATTGATGCAGACTTTTGGACTTGTTACTATTGGCTCCAGAGCTGTCAACAAGCAACAAATCTGATGCATCTGATGCCCAGAAATCATTCAGGAATGGATGCAGAAATAAGCTTAGTTTCAGGGTCATGACCGGGCACGACACATGGAACATCCATAGTTGCTGAACATTAAGCAATTCACTTCTAATGGGTTACCACCACTGCAGTAATACAAATCAGCTTTTTGCGAGAATTTAAGCACATCGATTTAAATAATTTTAGTCAACTTAAAAGACATGCAACTACATAAAAGATAT from Panicum hallii strain FIL2 chromosome 9, PHallii_v3.1, whole genome shotgun sequence includes:
- the LOC112877006 gene encoding LOW QUALITY PROTEIN: two pore potassium channel a-like (The sequence of the model RefSeq protein was modified relative to this genomic sequence to represent the inferred CDS: deleted 1 base in 1 codon), whose protein sequence is MQINSRRPHDKKPEERGSALQAKELFKDLRPSFRLVGLLLFVYLLVGVIVFYLFMNQISGERTNRVLDAMYFVVVTMTSVGYGDLVPNSDTTKLLACAFVFIGMAIIALFISKAADYLVEKQEVLFFKALHMNMKGGEAKMLKAMETNRIKYKFYTVALLLAMVVAAGTLFLWKVEKLTIVDSFYSVCATITTLGYVHKSFSSKLGRVFAIFWIIMSTILMAQFLMCLAELYTERRQKMLAKWVLNRRITTMDLEAADLDGDRQVGAAEFVLYKLKELGKISQEEISSFLEEFDRLDVDQSGTLSAYDLTLAQTHQ